In Rattus rattus isolate New Zealand chromosome 9, Rrattus_CSIRO_v1, whole genome shotgun sequence, a genomic segment contains:
- the LOC116908840 gene encoding neuferricin isoform X3 translates to MVTKGMEANEQEQREKQRFPPCNAEWSSAKGSRLWCSQKSGGVHRDWIGVPRKLYKPGAKEPHCVCVRTTGPPSDQQDNPRHSNRGDLDNPNLEEYTGCPPLAVTCSFPL, encoded by the exons ATGGTGACTAAAGGCATGGAGGCAAATgaacaggagcagagagaaaagcagaggttCCCTCCGTGCAATGCTGAGTGGAGCTCCGCTAAGGGCAGCAGGCTCTGGTGCTCCCAGAAGAG tGGAGGTGTGCACAGAGACTGGATTGGTGTCCCCAGGAAGTTGTATAAGCCAGGGGCCAAGGAGCCccattgtgtttgtgtgagaaCAACTGGCCCTCCTAGCGACCAACAAGACAACCCTAGACACTCAAATCGTGGGGACTTGGATAACCCCAACTTGGAAGAATACACAGGCTGCCCACCACTGGCTGTCACATGTTCCTTCCCACTCTAA